TGGTCAGTCTTGACATACCCCCCTCGCGTTTGTCATCCTCTCAAACAGATGAGGCACTAACCGACAGAAGAGCGAGGCTACTATCGATTCTTGCGCGTCTATTTGAGAAAATGGTCTCATCGATAAACTTCCTTTCGATTTGCTACGTTAAGAATCAATATGATCAATTGATCGCTGTAAACTCGGTAGAATATCCGCCACTCACCGACGCGCCAGGAGCGATCTCCATCATGGATGCCATCCAGAAACTTCCCACTGTTTGGACTTGCGGCAATATCCTGAAATGCAGC
Above is a window of Calditrichota bacterium DNA encoding:
- a CDS encoding type II toxin-antitoxin system RelE/ParE family toxin, which translates into the protein MSQSSQQLKKLRHNSVLVTRLYAAFQDIAASPNSGKFLDGIHDGDRSWRVGEWRIFYRVYSDQLIILILNVANRKEVYR